The following proteins are co-located in the Polymorphospora rubra genome:
- a CDS encoding MoaD/ThiS family protein gives MAIEVRIPTILRTYTGGAKVVEGSGDTLGGLLADLDAKFSGLRGRLVTDEGTLHRFVNVYVNDEDVRFLGALDAKLSDGDSVTILPAVAGGAFGFAAAAAMLGHRAPVAVR, from the coding sequence ATGGCTATCGAGGTTCGTATCCCCACCATCCTGCGCACGTACACCGGTGGCGCGAAGGTCGTCGAGGGCAGTGGAGACACCCTGGGTGGACTCCTGGCCGACCTGGACGCCAAGTTCTCCGGCCTGCGCGGCCGGCTCGTCACCGACGAGGGCACCCTGCACCGCTTCGTCAACGTCTACGTCAACGACGAGGACGTACGGTTCCTCGGCGCGCTGGACGCCAAGCTGTCCGACGGCGACAGCGTGACCATCCTGCCGGCCGTGGCCGGTGGTGCGTTCGGGTTCGCGGCCGCGGCCGCGATGCTCGGCCACCGCGCGCCGGTCGCCGTCCGCTGA
- a CDS encoding Mov34/MPN/PAD-1 family protein, giving the protein MLTIDRAIIDAIVAHARRDHPDEACGVVAGPAGSDVPTRHIPMDNAARSMTFYEFDSMEQLRVWREMDDRDEEPVVIYHSHTATEAYPSRTDVSFAGEPGAHYLLVSTREPDTEEIRSFRIVDGVITEEPVRIVDATVDQNAVQSYMFGQSPTTVDYECSGR; this is encoded by the coding sequence GTGCTGACCATCGACCGGGCGATCATCGACGCGATCGTCGCCCACGCCCGCCGGGACCACCCCGACGAGGCGTGCGGTGTCGTCGCCGGTCCCGCCGGGTCCGACGTGCCGACCCGGCACATCCCGATGGACAACGCCGCCCGCTCGATGACCTTCTACGAGTTCGACTCGATGGAGCAGTTGCGGGTGTGGCGCGAGATGGACGACCGCGACGAGGAGCCGGTCGTGATCTACCACTCGCACACCGCCACCGAGGCGTATCCGTCGCGCACCGATGTGTCGTTCGCCGGCGAACCGGGTGCCCACTACCTGCTGGTGTCGACCCGTGAACCCGACACCGAGGAGATCCGCTCGTTCCGCATCGTGGACGGCGTGATCACCGAGGAGCCGGTCCGGATCGTCGATGCGACCGTGGATCAGAACGCCGTCCAGTCCTACATGTTCGGGCAGAGCCCGACGACGGTCGACTACGAGTGTTCCGGCCGCTGA
- a CDS encoding PLP-dependent cysteine synthase family protein yields MARYDSLLDACGGTPLVGLPRLSPTVPDGAPPVRLWAKLEDRNPTGSIKDRPALFMVREAERAGRLRPGDTILEPTSGNTGISLAMVAKLRGYRLVCVMPENVSAERVQLLRMYGAEIIFSAAAGGSNQAVATAKQIAAEHPDWVMLFQYGNEANARAHYESTGPELLHDLPSITHFVAGLGTTGTLMGTGRYLREKVEGIEIIAAEPRYGELVYGLRNIDEGYVPELYDATVLTRRFSVGTRDAVLRTRQLVEVEGIFAGFSTGAILHAALAVAHEAVKAGRRADVAFVVADGGWKYLSTGAYGGTLTDAEDALEGQLWA; encoded by the coding sequence ATGGCACGGTACGACAGCCTGCTCGACGCCTGCGGCGGCACGCCGCTCGTGGGCCTGCCCCGACTCTCGCCGACGGTGCCCGACGGGGCGCCACCGGTGCGGCTGTGGGCGAAGCTGGAGGACCGTAACCCGACCGGCAGCATCAAGGACCGTCCGGCGCTGTTCATGGTCCGTGAGGCCGAACGCGCCGGGCGGCTCCGCCCCGGCGACACGATCCTGGAGCCGACGAGCGGCAACACCGGCATCTCGCTGGCCATGGTCGCCAAGTTGCGCGGCTACCGGCTGGTCTGCGTGATGCCGGAGAACGTCTCCGCCGAGCGGGTCCAACTGCTCCGCATGTACGGCGCCGAGATCATCTTCTCGGCCGCGGCGGGCGGCTCCAACCAGGCGGTCGCGACCGCCAAGCAGATCGCGGCCGAGCACCCGGACTGGGTGATGCTCTTCCAGTACGGCAACGAGGCCAACGCCCGCGCCCACTACGAGTCGACCGGGCCCGAACTGCTGCACGACCTGCCCTCGATCACCCACTTCGTCGCCGGGCTGGGCACCACCGGCACCCTAATGGGCACCGGGCGCTACCTGCGGGAGAAGGTCGAGGGCATCGAGATCATCGCCGCCGAACCGCGGTACGGCGAGCTGGTCTACGGCCTGCGCAACATCGACGAGGGCTACGTCCCGGAGCTCTACGACGCCACCGTGCTGACCCGGCGGTTCTCCGTCGGCACCCGCGACGCGGTGCTGCGTACCCGGCAGCTCGTCGAGGTCGAGGGGATCTTCGCCGGGTTCTCCACCGGCGCGATCCTGCACGCGGCCCTCGCGGTCGCGCACGAGGCGGTCAAGGCGGGCCGCCGCGCCGATGTCGCGTTCGTGGTGGCGGACGGTGGCTGGAAATACCTGTCGACCGGCGCGTACGGCGGCACCCTCACCGACGCCGAGGACGCACTCGAAGGCCAGCTCTGGGCCTGA